Proteins co-encoded in one Pseudomonas beijingensis genomic window:
- a CDS encoding phage portal protein: protein MTEQLASQELLPATLDAAGAGTQVFSFGDPTPVLGGREVFDYLECWFNGRWYEPPLSLNGLARSVGASVHLHSGLMFKRNLLSKTFIPHPMLSRAAFEQFALDFLCLGNGYLEKRRSVLGNTRQLVPSLAKYMRVGPEGQFYQVQGWKNEHVFEPGSIFHLREADLHQEIYGLPEWISALQSALLNESATLFRRKYYENGSHAGFILYMTDAAQTEADIDSLRKALKESKGPGNFRNLFVYSPTGKKDGIQLIPVSEVAAKDEFNSIKNQTRDDVLASLRIPPQLMGIVPQNAGGFGSIREATQIYAANELEPIQTRMVQLNDWLGDEVMRFKPYELAPAI, encoded by the coding sequence CGCCGCCGGTGCGGGTACCCAGGTGTTCAGCTTCGGTGACCCGACGCCGGTGCTGGGTGGTCGGGAGGTGTTCGACTACCTGGAGTGCTGGTTCAACGGGCGGTGGTATGAGCCGCCGTTGTCGCTTAACGGTTTGGCTCGGTCCGTGGGAGCGAGCGTGCATCTGCATTCGGGGTTGATGTTCAAGCGCAACCTGTTGAGCAAGACCTTTATCCCGCATCCGATGCTGTCCCGGGCGGCGTTCGAACAGTTCGCCCTGGATTTTCTGTGCCTGGGCAATGGCTATCTGGAAAAGCGCCGTTCGGTGCTGGGCAACACCAGGCAACTGGTGCCGTCGTTGGCGAAGTACATGCGGGTGGGGCCGGAGGGGCAGTTCTACCAGGTGCAGGGGTGGAAGAACGAGCACGTGTTTGAGCCGGGGAGCATTTTTCATCTGCGCGAAGCGGATCTGCACCAGGAGATTTATGGGCTGCCGGAGTGGATCAGTGCGTTGCAGTCGGCGCTTCTCAACGAGTCGGCTACGTTGTTCCGGCGCAAGTATTACGAGAACGGCAGTCACGCCGGTTTCATCCTGTACATGACCGACGCGGCGCAGACTGAGGCGGATATCGACTCTTTGCGTAAAGCGCTGAAGGAGTCCAAAGGGCCGGGGAATTTTCGGAATCTGTTTGTCTACTCGCCCACGGGCAAGAAGGATGGGATTCAGCTAATCCCTGTCAGCGAGGTAGCGGCCAAAGACGAATTCAACTCGATCAAGAATCAGACCCGTGATGACGTGCTGGCGAGCCTGCGCATTCCGCCACAGTTGATGGGCATCGTGCCGCAGAACGCGGGTGGGTTCGGGTCGATCAGGGAGGCGACTCAGATCTATGCTGCTAACGAGCTGGAGCCCATCCAGACGCGAATGGTGCAGCTGAATGATTGGTTAGGTGATGAGGTGATGCGGTTCAAACCTTATGAGCTGGCCCCAGCCATCTAA
- a CDS encoding SOS response-associated peptidase family protein has translation MCGRFVQYEGMAVFMEELGPQLPLFSGFDAVPINRYNIAPTTRVQILHTSNAGLHITPIRWGWSPFWAKGKRPDPINARVETVTTGRFFKQLWPNGRALVPSEGWYEWVKDPNDPKKKQPYFIRLKTRKPMFFGALAQAQPGLEGQESDGFVIITAASDQGMVDIHDRKPLVLSPDLAREWLTPDLEPARAEEIARKHCRPVEDFEWFPVGKAVGSVKNQGEELITPILKTTEG, from the coding sequence ATGTGCGGGAGATTCGTGCAATACGAGGGGATGGCGGTGTTTATGGAGGAGCTAGGGCCGCAGCTCCCGCTATTCAGCGGTTTCGATGCAGTGCCGATCAACCGGTACAACATCGCCCCGACGACACGCGTGCAAATCTTGCACACCAGCAATGCCGGTCTTCACATCACCCCGATCAGGTGGGGCTGGTCGCCATTTTGGGCGAAGGGAAAACGCCCCGACCCCATCAATGCGAGGGTTGAAACTGTCACGACGGGGAGGTTTTTCAAACAGCTCTGGCCGAACGGGCGTGCTCTGGTTCCAAGCGAAGGTTGGTATGAGTGGGTCAAAGACCCCAATGACCCGAAGAAAAAACAACCCTATTTCATTCGCCTGAAAACCCGGAAGCCTATGTTCTTCGGCGCCCTTGCACAGGCTCAACCTGGGCTTGAGGGCCAAGAAAGCGATGGTTTTGTAATCATTACCGCAGCCAGTGACCAAGGTATGGTGGATATTCATGATCGAAAGCCCCTGGTGCTTTCACCGGACCTCGCCCGCGAGTGGTTGACTCCTGATTTGGAGCCAGCGCGAGCAGAGGAAATTGCACGGAAGCATTGCCGCCCCGTAGAGGATTTTGAGTGGTTTCCCGTGGGCAAGGCAGTGGGAAGCGTAAAAAACCAGGGCGAAGAATTAATAACACCTATTTTGAAAACGACGGAAGGGTAA
- a CDS encoding LexA family protein → MSFSILGPIAEGGLKLPLCSFRVPAGFPSPAADHIEAHISLDEVLNIRAPHVYLVSIAGESMQGAGIFEGDLAVVDRALEPAHGHIVVALLNNEPVCKRLCIRGREVILLSENPKYPPRYVLEGDELVIWGVITCSVRSHV, encoded by the coding sequence ATGAGCTTTTCAATTCTAGGCCCTATTGCCGAGGGTGGCTTGAAGCTGCCCTTGTGTTCGTTTCGAGTGCCTGCCGGGTTCCCATCTCCGGCGGCGGACCACATCGAAGCGCACATCTCATTGGATGAGGTTCTGAACATTCGCGCCCCGCATGTCTACCTGGTCTCAATCGCTGGGGAGAGCATGCAAGGCGCTGGTATTTTTGAAGGCGATCTCGCGGTGGTGGACCGCGCTTTGGAGCCTGCGCACGGTCACATCGTCGTCGCGCTGCTGAACAACGAGCCCGTATGCAAGCGGCTTTGCATTCGCGGCAGGGAGGTGATTCTCCTTTCGGAGAACCCAAAGTATCCACCGAGGTACGTGCTTGAGGGCGACGAGCTGGTGATCTGGGGCGTCATCACATGCAGCGTGCGCAGCCATGTCTAA
- the umuC gene encoding translesion error-prone DNA polymerase V subunit UmuC, translated as MSKPQPVFALIDCNSFYASCERVFRPDLARVPIVVLSNNDGCVIARSYDAKPYVKMGEPYFQIKHKLHKHGIVPFSSNYALYGDMSERVMTLIESMVPAVEVYSIDEAFADMTGIDGRDALGRKIRSQVLRCTGIPVGVGIAHTKTLAKLANHTAKRLQVETGGVVDICDPFKRDWVLRNTDVSEVWGVGRKMKLHLDAMGIKTAMDLAKADPWTLRKKFSVVIEKTARELAGTPCLELDEPDPPKQEICCSRMFGKRLTDLAPIKEAVATYMMRASEKLRAQQSLCKKIRVSIRTGMFNPEEAKYANGVLIDMPYPTDDVRLLTKAAVDALDRVFRPGFKYSKAEVLLMNLCQQGEYTDDLFATSQPADATKLMAVLDQINGRWGRGTLRSASVPVNPDWGMRREMMSQSYTTRLDQLWQVSCR; from the coding sequence ATGTCTAAACCCCAACCAGTTTTCGCCCTGATCGACTGCAACAGCTTCTATGCCAGTTGCGAGCGCGTGTTTCGACCCGACCTGGCCCGCGTGCCCATCGTGGTGCTGAGCAACAACGACGGCTGCGTGATCGCCCGCAGTTACGACGCCAAGCCCTATGTGAAGATGGGCGAGCCGTATTTCCAGATCAAGCACAAGCTGCATAAGCACGGCATCGTTCCATTCTCGTCGAACTACGCGCTCTACGGCGACATGAGTGAGCGGGTTATGACACTCATTGAATCAATGGTGCCCGCCGTCGAGGTCTACAGCATTGACGAAGCCTTTGCCGACATGACCGGCATTGACGGCCGGGATGCCCTCGGGCGAAAGATCCGCAGCCAGGTGCTGCGCTGCACCGGCATTCCGGTCGGGGTAGGGATCGCCCACACCAAAACCCTGGCAAAGCTGGCAAACCACACCGCCAAACGGCTCCAAGTGGAGACCGGCGGCGTGGTCGATATCTGCGACCCGTTCAAGCGTGACTGGGTCTTGCGCAACACCGACGTGTCCGAGGTCTGGGGCGTCGGTCGCAAGATGAAACTTCACCTGGACGCCATGGGTATCAAGACCGCGATGGACCTGGCGAAGGCCGACCCGTGGACGCTACGCAAGAAGTTCAGCGTGGTGATCGAGAAGACCGCCCGGGAGCTGGCCGGCACACCGTGCCTGGAGCTGGATGAGCCGGACCCGCCGAAGCAGGAAATCTGCTGTAGTCGGATGTTCGGGAAGCGGCTCACGGACCTGGCACCCATCAAGGAAGCGGTGGCTACCTACATGATGCGTGCTTCGGAAAAGCTCAGGGCGCAGCAGTCGCTGTGCAAGAAGATCCGCGTCAGCATCCGCACCGGCATGTTCAACCCGGAGGAAGCGAAGTATGCCAATGGTGTGCTGATCGACATGCCGTACCCCACTGATGATGTGCGGCTGCTGACCAAGGCAGCAGTGGACGCGCTCGACCGCGTGTTTCGGCCGGGCTTCAAGTACAGCAAGGCTGAGGTGCTGTTGATGAACCTCTGTCAGCAGGGGGAGTACACCGACGACCTGTTTGCCACCTCCCAACCAGCCGACGCCACGAAGTTGATGGCGGTGCTGGACCAGATCAACGGGCGATGGGGTAGAGGGACACTCCGATCAGCCAGCGTGCCCGTCAACCCAGACTGGGGCATGCGTCGAGAGATGATGAGCCAGAGCTACACGACCAGGCTGGACCAGCTGTGGCAGGTGTCCTGTCGATGA
- a CDS encoding BrnT family toxin, whose amino-acid sequence MQITYDPAKDARNVEERGLPFALVRDFEWSTALILEDDRFDYGECRYRAMGYIGDRLHVVVFTPRGDAVHVISFRKANKREVKNYDQETQS is encoded by the coding sequence ATGCAGATTACCTATGACCCAGCCAAAGACGCTCGCAACGTCGAAGAACGTGGACTTCCGTTTGCCCTCGTGCGGGACTTTGAATGGTCTACAGCATTGATCCTGGAAGATGATCGATTCGACTACGGCGAGTGTCGTTATCGGGCGATGGGGTACATAGGGGATCGGCTGCATGTCGTAGTGTTTACCCCACGGGGTGACGCGGTCCACGTCATCAGCTTTCGTAAAGCCAACAAACGGGAGGTCAAAAATTATGACCAAGAAACCCAGTCCTGA
- a CDS encoding BrnA antitoxin family protein, protein MTKKPSPERVDTANPEWSTEDFAKAKPASEVLGGLFGKAQAKEMLKPKRGRPKSVATKEHVNVRFDADVLERFRASGPGWQTRMNAALADWLKTHTPEELKA, encoded by the coding sequence ATGACCAAGAAACCCAGTCCTGAGAGGGTCGATACGGCAAACCCCGAATGGTCGACCGAAGACTTTGCCAAGGCCAAACCAGCCAGCGAGGTGCTTGGTGGGTTGTTTGGCAAAGCTCAGGCAAAGGAAATGCTCAAGCCAAAGCGTGGTCGACCCAAGTCGGTAGCCACTAAAGAGCACGTCAATGTTCGTTTCGATGCTGACGTGCTGGAAAGATTCAGAGCTTCTGGCCCGGGCTGGCAAACACGAATGAACGCCGCCTTGGCCGATTGGCTCAAGACGCATACACCAGAAGAACTGAAGGCTTAG
- a CDS encoding CopG family ribbon-helix-helix protein — MSGVSLNLPEDLSNSLADLAKTNGQSASYLAMDVLRDYIEHEKALTTQIELAVKEADQGKFATDEQVAAMRARRWSQNAG; from the coding sequence ATGTCCGGCGTATCCCTGAATCTGCCCGAAGACCTATCGAACTCCCTCGCCGACCTGGCCAAGACCAACGGCCAAAGTGCGAGCTACCTGGCGATGGACGTTCTTCGCGACTACATCGAACACGAAAAAGCGCTGACCACACAGATCGAACTTGCCGTAAAGGAAGCTGACCAGGGTAAATTTGCTACCGATGAGCAAGTAGCAGCGATGCGCGCTCGGCGCTGGAGTCAGAATGCAGGTTGA
- a CDS encoding metallophosphoesterase, translating into MYRTKSFPPNKKGRDFVVGDIHGHFKLLTAALNELDFNTELDRIFSVGDLIDRGPDSIDVLNWLEKPWFHAVRGNHEQMLIDCISGHGDIPRHIRNGGAWLYELQPAVQHELLKALQALPLIIEINLSSDQAIGIVHAEAPVIRSNDDWQEAKDAITGKWGEQHQRQALKTALYAREKIEQQDHTCIKGIDRLYVGHSTVPGVIRLGNVVYIDTGCSFSDGALSLVDIQTEIITSINMDHCDMGQSNLP; encoded by the coding sequence ATGTACAGGACGAAATCATTCCCACCCAATAAAAAAGGTCGCGACTTTGTGGTGGGCGACATCCACGGACACTTCAAACTTCTAACAGCAGCCTTAAATGAACTAGACTTCAACACTGAGCTGGATCGCATCTTTTCCGTGGGAGACCTCATCGACCGAGGCCCCGACTCCATAGACGTATTGAACTGGCTTGAGAAACCTTGGTTCCACGCCGTGCGCGGCAATCATGAGCAGATGCTTATTGACTGTATCTCCGGCCATGGGGACATACCCCGACATATCCGAAACGGTGGTGCCTGGCTCTACGAGCTACAACCAGCCGTCCAGCATGAACTTTTAAAAGCCTTGCAAGCACTTCCATTGATCATTGAAATCAATTTATCAAGTGATCAAGCAATTGGAATAGTCCATGCCGAAGCTCCTGTCATCAGGAGTAACGATGACTGGCAAGAAGCTAAAGACGCTATTACTGGAAAATGGGGGGAGCAGCATCAACGGCAAGCCTTGAAAACAGCGCTGTATGCAAGAGAGAAGATCGAACAACAAGACCACACTTGCATCAAAGGAATAGATCGGCTCTATGTTGGGCACTCAACAGTACCCGGTGTTATACGCCTGGGCAACGTCGTTTATATCGACACAGGCTGCTCATTTTCCGACGGTGCATTGAGCCTGGTAGACATCCAAACCGAAATCATAACCAGCATAAACATGGACCATTGCGATATGGGGCAGTCTAATTTGCCTTGA
- a CDS encoding putative adenosine monophosphate-protein transferase Fic, with protein sequence MPDKYGVGEDAYCYPGSTVLRNKLDIRDEPTLSEAEQQLSAIAADNVEFSPPPYSLAYLQNIHRILFSDLFEWAGELRTVGISKQATRFCQPEYMEKEAGKIFTAMAAANWFEGMDRTELIVAVAEAYSDINVVHPFREGNGRAQRILFEHLIMNAGFEISWWGIEKDEWIFANIAAYNCVMEPMEQVFEKCIGQAIQA encoded by the coding sequence ATGCCTGACAAATATGGAGTCGGTGAAGACGCTTATTGCTACCCCGGCTCCACGGTCCTTCGCAACAAGCTCGATATCCGTGACGAACCGACCCTAAGCGAAGCCGAACAACAGCTCTCGGCCATCGCAGCGGACAACGTCGAATTCAGCCCTCCGCCCTACAGCCTGGCCTACCTTCAAAACATTCATCGAATTCTCTTTTCTGACCTGTTCGAGTGGGCCGGGGAGCTGCGCACCGTTGGCATCTCCAAACAAGCCACCCGCTTTTGCCAACCCGAATACATGGAGAAAGAAGCCGGCAAGATCTTCACGGCCATGGCCGCGGCAAACTGGTTCGAAGGGATGGATCGGACAGAGCTGATAGTTGCAGTGGCAGAGGCCTATTCCGACATCAACGTCGTACACCCCTTCCGCGAAGGCAATGGCCGTGCGCAACGCATTCTGTTTGAACACCTCATCATGAATGCCGGGTTTGAAATCAGTTGGTGGGGGATTGAGAAGGACGAGTGGATTTTTGCCAACATTGCGGCTTACAACTGCGTTATGGAGCCTATGGAGCAGGTTTTTGAGAAGTGTATCGGACAGGCGATTCAAGCTTGA
- a CDS encoding YhfG family protein: protein MGNVSLETKKAYAARTRRSNYAASLRLEGFKTTFADGERKMPTREEVLKAFTQTRT, encoded by the coding sequence ATGGGCAATGTCAGCCTTGAAACCAAAAAGGCCTATGCCGCCAGGACGCGTAGATCCAACTACGCGGCCAGCCTCCGTCTGGAAGGCTTCAAAACGACCTTCGCGGACGGCGAACGCAAAATGCCAACGCGTGAAGAGGTCTTGAAGGCCTTCACCCAGACCCGAACCTGA
- a CDS encoding putative DNA modification/repair radical SAM protein: MQLIAKLGILADAAKYDASCASSGAPKRSSRGREGLGATDGMGICHSYTPDGRCVSLLKVLLTNFCLYDCQYCVNRRSSNVPRARFTPEEVVRLTLDFYRRNCISGLFLSSGIIRSADYTMEQLIRVARLLREEHQFRGYIHLKTIPDADPLLIEEAGRLADRLSVNIELSSDISLKRLAPEKQLTTIRQAMGTIHQGQQAVADEPRAPRFAPAGQSTQVIVGADATDDHAILSNAESLYQGYGLRRVYYSAFSPIPDSPASVPLAAPPLLREHRLYQADFLMRGYGYKAGELLSETHNLDLDIDPKLAWALANREVFPLDVNRAEPALLARIPGIGLRSVQRLVALRRERRVRYDDLVQLRCVLEKARPFIVTSDYRPADAQVRSGLLRARLRDPQRPVQMGLW; the protein is encoded by the coding sequence ATGCAGCTTATCGCTAAGCTCGGCATTCTTGCCGACGCTGCCAAGTATGACGCCTCCTGCGCCAGCAGCGGTGCGCCCAAGCGTAGCTCCCGAGGCCGTGAGGGACTGGGGGCCACCGATGGCATGGGCATTTGCCATAGCTATACGCCGGATGGGCGCTGCGTCTCGTTGCTGAAGGTGTTGCTGACCAACTTTTGCCTGTACGACTGCCAGTATTGCGTCAACCGTCGTTCCAGCAACGTGCCGAGGGCGCGTTTTACGCCGGAGGAGGTGGTCCGGCTGACCTTGGATTTCTATCGACGCAATTGCATCAGTGGGCTGTTTTTGAGTTCCGGCATCATTCGTTCGGCCGATTACACCATGGAGCAGTTGATACGGGTAGCGCGGTTGTTGCGGGAGGAGCACCAGTTTCGTGGCTATATCCACCTCAAGACCATTCCCGATGCCGATCCGCTGTTGATCGAGGAAGCGGGGCGGTTGGCGGATCGCTTGAGCGTGAATATCGAGCTGTCCTCCGACATAAGCCTCAAGCGCCTGGCACCGGAAAAGCAGTTGACGACCATCCGCCAGGCCATGGGCACCATCCACCAGGGGCAACAGGCGGTGGCGGATGAGCCGCGGGCACCGCGTTTCGCCCCGGCCGGGCAGAGCACGCAGGTGATTGTAGGGGCGGATGCCACTGATGATCACGCCATCCTGAGCAACGCCGAGTCGCTCTACCAGGGGTACGGTTTGCGAAGGGTTTACTATTCAGCGTTCAGCCCGATTCCCGACAGCCCTGCCAGCGTGCCCCTGGCGGCGCCTCCGTTGCTGCGCGAGCACCGGCTTTATCAGGCCGACTTTCTCATGCGCGGTTACGGCTACAAGGCAGGCGAGCTTCTGAGCGAAACCCACAACCTGGATTTGGACATCGACCCCAAGCTGGCGTGGGCGCTGGCCAATCGAGAGGTGTTCCCGCTGGACGTCAACCGCGCCGAACCCGCATTGCTGGCGCGTATTCCGGGGATTGGCCTGCGTAGCGTGCAGCGTCTGGTTGCACTGCGCCGGGAACGGCGGGTGCGTTATGACGACCTGGTGCAGTTGCGGTGCGTGCTGGAGAAGGCGCGACCGTTCATTGTCACCAGCGATTACCGGCCTGCCGACGCCCAGGTGCGTAGCGGCCTGCTGCGGGCGCGGTTGCGTGACCCTCAGCGGCCGGTGCAGATGGGGCTTTGGTGA
- a CDS encoding LysR substrate-binding domain-containing protein yields the protein MQLKWLDDLLAIGEWKNFSRAAEVRCVTQSALSRRIRSLEEWVGVKLVDRGTYPVQLTPAGVTFCDESREALAGLLRLRSTLRDVERMPGRSIQITAGHSLSMTFLPKWLSQFQPHNEQFNARVVAANIHDAVIALEEGSCDLMMVYHHPLAPILLDAERFGSLVLGHDAFIPLCAPNRKGEPLFRLPGRAGKPVPYLAYTATTFLGRVADIVINNGPEPIALERCYEADMAMLLMRMAIEGYGVAWLPQSAVADELERGLLVRAGGEQWSTQLEIRSYCAIANRNPTMRKLWKTLEGASLHRLGSASSTPTDAD from the coding sequence ATGCAACTCAAATGGCTGGATGATCTTCTGGCGATTGGCGAATGGAAAAATTTCTCCCGCGCGGCCGAGGTGCGTTGCGTGACGCAATCGGCCTTGTCCCGGCGTATCCGCTCACTTGAGGAATGGGTGGGGGTCAAGTTGGTGGACCGGGGCACCTACCCCGTCCAGCTCACCCCGGCGGGGGTCACTTTCTGCGATGAAAGCCGAGAGGCCCTCGCCGGATTGCTGAGGTTGCGCTCGACGCTGCGCGACGTGGAACGAATGCCCGGGCGCTCGATCCAGATCACCGCCGGCCACAGCCTGTCGATGACCTTCCTGCCCAAGTGGCTCTCGCAGTTCCAGCCACACAACGAGCAATTCAACGCCCGGGTGGTGGCCGCCAACATCCATGACGCCGTCATTGCCTTGGAGGAAGGCAGTTGCGACTTGATGATGGTCTACCATCACCCGCTTGCCCCCATCCTGCTGGACGCCGAGCGTTTTGGCAGCCTGGTACTCGGCCACGACGCGTTCATCCCCCTGTGTGCACCCAACCGCAAGGGCGAACCGCTGTTCCGCCTGCCCGGCCGCGCCGGCAAGCCGGTGCCCTACCTGGCCTATACGGCAACCACGTTTCTGGGGCGCGTCGCCGACATCGTCATCAACAACGGCCCAGAACCGATCGCGCTGGAACGCTGTTATGAAGCGGACATGGCCATGCTGCTGATGCGCATGGCCATCGAGGGCTACGGCGTGGCCTGGTTGCCGCAGAGCGCGGTGGCCGACGAACTGGAGCGTGGGCTGTTGGTACGGGCCGGTGGAGAGCAATGGAGCACGCAATTGGAGATTCGCTCGTACTGTGCGATTGCCAATCGCAATCCGACGATGCGCAAGTTGTGGAAGACGTTGGAGGGGGCTTCGTTGCATCGGCTGGGCAGCGCATCCTCTACACCTACAGATGCGGACTGA
- a CDS encoding dicarboxylate/amino acid:cation symporter, whose translation MKKNKLPRRIAMGIALGVLVGWACHHFAGSEQSAKEIASYFSMVTDIFLRMIKMIIAPLVFATLVGGIASMGNSRSVGRIGARAMAWFVTASVVSLLIGMGLVNLFQPGAGLNMDVAQHATAAVPVNTGDFSLKAFIGHVFPRSIAEAMANNEILQIVVFSLFFGFALAGVKRAGYTRITDSIEELAKVMFKITDYVMAFAPIGVFAAIASAITTQGLGLLVDYGKLIAEFYLGILILWALLFGAGYLFLGRSVFYLGKLIREPILLAFSTASSESAYPKTIEALEKFGAPKRVSSFVLPLGYSFNLDGSMMYQAFAILFIAQAYNIDLSFTQQMLILLTLMITSKGMAGVARASVVVVAATLPMFNLPEAGLLLIIGIDQFLDMARTATNVVGNSIATAVVAKSEPHEEADEAEGVHAPARSRSEPVPVA comes from the coding sequence GTGAAGAAGAATAAGCTCCCCCGTCGAATTGCAATGGGCATTGCCTTGGGCGTGCTGGTCGGTTGGGCATGTCACCATTTCGCAGGGAGCGAGCAAAGTGCCAAAGAGATTGCCAGTTACTTCTCGATGGTCACTGATATTTTCCTGCGCATGATCAAGATGATCATCGCGCCCCTGGTCTTCGCGACGTTGGTGGGCGGTATCGCCAGCATGGGCAATTCCCGTTCCGTCGGCAGGATCGGAGCCCGGGCGATGGCCTGGTTTGTCACCGCTTCGGTCGTCTCGCTGCTGATCGGAATGGGGTTGGTCAACCTGTTTCAACCCGGTGCCGGGCTGAACATGGATGTGGCCCAGCACGCAACGGCGGCTGTGCCGGTCAATACCGGTGACTTCAGTCTCAAGGCGTTTATCGGCCACGTGTTTCCCCGCAGCATCGCCGAAGCGATGGCCAATAACGAGATCCTGCAGATCGTAGTGTTTTCGCTGTTCTTCGGCTTTGCACTGGCGGGGGTGAAGCGGGCGGGCTACACCCGGATCACCGACTCCATCGAAGAGCTGGCGAAGGTGATGTTCAAGATCACCGACTACGTGATGGCCTTCGCGCCGATTGGGGTGTTTGCCGCCATCGCCTCGGCGATTACTACCCAGGGGCTTGGCTTGCTGGTGGATTACGGCAAGCTGATCGCCGAGTTCTACCTGGGGATCCTGATCCTCTGGGCGCTGCTGTTCGGAGCCGGCTACCTGTTCCTCGGTCGCTCGGTTTTCTACCTCGGCAAGCTCATTCGCGAACCGATTCTCCTGGCCTTTTCCACCGCCAGCAGCGAATCCGCCTACCCGAAAACTATCGAGGCGCTGGAGAAGTTTGGCGCGCCAAAACGTGTGTCCAGCTTCGTGTTGCCCCTGGGCTATTCGTTCAATCTCGACGGTTCGATGATGTACCAGGCGTTCGCCATCCTGTTCATCGCCCAGGCCTACAACATTGATTTGAGTTTCACTCAGCAGATGCTGATTCTTCTGACGCTGATGATTACCAGCAAGGGCATGGCCGGTGTCGCCCGGGCTTCGGTGGTCGTGGTCGCAGCGACGTTGCCGATGTTCAATCTGCCCGAGGCGGGGCTGCTGTTGATCATCGGTATCGACCAGTTCCTCGACATGGCCCGCACCGCCACCAACGTGGTGGGCAACAGCATTGCCACGGCGGTGGTCGCCAAGTCCGAACCCCATGAAGAGGCCGACGAGGCCGAAGGCGTACATGCGCCTGCTCGGTCGCGATCCGAACCGGTGCCGGTGGCTTGA
- a CDS encoding AraC family transcriptional regulator — protein MAVQRRSVQETLSAIIGAWAPHPGDFETPIPGLVFFRRETPAPPVICMIEPSIVLVAQGEKQVWIGGEAYGYDTSRFLMTSLDIPANSEVLQASPEQPCLGLILRLDLRMVADLIAQGSLVPSRDRAVGIGAGIGTATPDLLAPFARLLALLDEPEAIPILAPLIQREIHYRLLLSDQAARLRQIASVDSQGYRIAKAIDWLKLNYTEPVRVDDLAARVQMSAPTFHHHFRQLTAMSPLQYQKWLRLNEAKRLMLNEHVDVASAAFKVGYESPSQFSREYARLFGVPPKRDIAALRGPAKAG, from the coding sequence ATGGCCGTCCAACGCAGATCCGTACAAGAGACATTGAGCGCCATCATTGGCGCCTGGGCCCCACACCCGGGCGACTTCGAAACGCCCATTCCCGGCCTCGTCTTCTTCCGGCGTGAAACCCCGGCGCCGCCGGTGATTTGCATGATCGAACCAAGCATCGTGCTGGTGGCCCAAGGCGAGAAGCAGGTATGGATCGGCGGCGAAGCCTATGGTTACGACACCAGTCGGTTCCTCATGACCTCTCTGGACATCCCGGCCAATTCCGAGGTGTTGCAGGCGAGCCCGGAACAACCCTGCCTGGGCCTGATCCTGAGGCTCGACTTGCGCATGGTGGCCGACCTGATCGCCCAAGGCAGCCTGGTGCCGTCGCGTGATCGAGCGGTCGGGATTGGCGCAGGAATTGGCACCGCGACACCAGACCTGCTGGCGCCGTTCGCACGCCTGCTGGCGTTGCTCGATGAGCCGGAAGCGATTCCCATACTGGCACCATTGATCCAGCGCGAGATCCACTATCGGCTGCTGCTCAGCGACCAAGCCGCCCGGCTGCGGCAGATCGCCTCGGTCGATAGCCAGGGCTACCGGATCGCCAAGGCCATCGACTGGTTGAAATTGAACTACACCGAGCCCGTGCGCGTGGACGACCTCGCAGCGCGAGTGCAAATGAGCGCGCCGACGTTTCACCACCACTTCCGCCAGCTCACGGCGATGAGCCCGCTGCAATACCAGAAGTGGCTGCGGTTGAACGAAGCCAAACGCTTGATGCTCAACGAGCACGTGGACGTGGCGAGTGCGGCCTTCAAGGTGGGCTATGAAAGCCCGTCCCAGTTCAGCCGCGAATATGCCCGCTTGTTTGGCGTGCCGCCCAAGCGGGACATTGCGGCGTTGCGCGGGCCAGCCAAGGCTGGTTGA